AGCAGCACTCAGCAGGGGATAAGGAAGAACTGACTAAAGATGAAATCCTGCAGAAGAATCGGGAGGAATTCTTCAGGAGACACATGAAAGCTGGGGAGAAGTCCAGGTGGGTGATGAGGGCATTTCAGTCTGCCTGTGCTTTGAACTAGGCCATGGCTGGATCTCCTCCTTTTGGTGATTCCTGGAAGCCAAAGCTCACTTTCCTGGACCTTATTTCCCTGATTTCCCTCCTTGCTGAAAAGACTGGGAGAAGACACCTGGGGGTCCTGGAGGGGTAATAGAACctgattttctttgctgtgagaTCCCAAAACCCTGGGAGAGGTCCAGACCTATGTTTAGTGAGCAGACAACAGTGCATTGATACCTGGCTTGAGGGGAAGTGGTGCCATACAGGGTTAAAGTCCAGATAAACTCTGGAGATCGGATCAGTCAATTTCTGCGTTTTTGGGTAATccaggcttttatttttcacatctCCAAAGGAGGTGatggctgctgcttccctgcactGAACACAACACGTTTCTGGTCTTTGTTCCACCAGATCTCCAAAGCCTGACACacagaaggagaaggggaagaagcCCCGGGTGTGGGATCTGGGGAACTCTAATGCCAAAGTCCTCGATTACAGTAATTCCGCTACCAACGGCAGCGCAGAGGCTTGTCCTGTGGAGGAGTTTGACCCTGACATGGTAAGGAGAGGTCAGGCTCCATTTGCTGTGCTGCATCCTCTGGGCATAATGAACCCAGCCCAGTCTCTGTGCCTGGATGAGAAGGGATCATAAACATGAAACAAGGATTGTGGCACTCAGCCCATAAAGCTGCTTCCTCCCCTTGCAGGCCCTGGGGGACAAAAATCGTGAGCCTGGCCGCCTCTATGACCTGGAGTATGAGAGTGATGATGAAGCTGAAGAGGAGAAAGTTGTCCAGAACCCTTCAAAACCCAGGTAGAGGCTCCACAGCCCTTGCTTGTCACACGGTTCTTGATTTGTCTCCCGTAACTCCTGTTCCAGTCTAACCAGTAATGCAGGAAGCACAAACTGATGTGTTTGTCCGCTCAGGGCAAGTCCTTCTGCATCTGACCTTTGCAGATGGTCACCCTCAAACCTCAATGTAACTCTTCTGCTTGTCCACAGTGCGAAGAAGGGTGGCCTGGGGGGCATGTTTGGCATGCTGAAGGGCCTGGTGGGTTCCAAGAGCTTGACCAGAGATGACATGGACCCTGTGCTGGAGAAGATGAAGGATCACTTGATTGGTACGTCTGGATCTGTGGTGTGAGGGGTTAGTGGTGGTTCCCTGTGCTCTGTTGGGTGGGCCCCAGTGTGGGTAGTGCCTGTGGTTTGGAATATTCTTGCCCCCAGGAACTGTGGTGGGCTCTTTCCTCACCCCTGAGGAGTCCTCGAGAGTGCAGCAAAAGGGGGGCACAGTCAGGTCTGGTGGGAATCCTGCACACTGACTCCATCCTTCCCTTGACACCAATGTGGGACATGCGTAACCTTCTCAGCAGCACTGACTCTGCTCTGTCTTCCTCAAAGCTAAAAATGTGGCAGCTGAGATTGCAGTGCAGCTCTGTGAATCTGTGGCCAAGAAACTGGAAGGGAAGGTGATGGGAACGTTCACCAGTAAGTGTCCATGTGGCAGCCTGCCTGTGGTTTGGAGCTCAGTATTCCCCATGTGTGACATGTGCTGTTTCCATGCCCTTTTCCCAGCGGTGACCTCGACGGTGAAGCAGGCGCTGCAGGAGGCACTGGTGCAGATCCTGCAGCCGCAGCGCCGTGTGGACGTGCTCCGCGATGTCATGGACGCCCAGCGCCATCGCCGGCCCTATGTTGTCACCTTCTGTGGCGTCAACGGTGTCGGGAAATCCACCAACCTGGCCAAGGCAGGACAGGATCCCGGACTGCAGGACTGGGGCGATGGGGTCAGGTTGTGTAGCTACTAACGGGCTTTTCTGACCTGCTGCTACCTGCAGATCTCGTTCTGGCTCATCGAGAACGGCTTCAGCGTCCTCATTGCCGCCTGTGACACGTTCCGCGCGGGAGCGGTGGAGCAGCTGCGCACCCACACGCGCCGCCTCAACGCGCTGCACCCTCCGGAGAGCCACGGTGGGCGCACCATGGTGCAGCTCTACGAGAAGGGATACGGCAAGGACGCCGCGGGCATCGCCATGGAGGCCATCTCCTACGGTACGCGCGgagccggggcgggcggcgctgccctggcagtgccctccttCACGCTGCCTCCCTGCCACCCCAGCTCGGAACCAGGGCTTTGACGTGGTGCTGGTGGACACGGCGGGACGCATGCAGGACAACGCACCCCTGATGACCGCGCTGGCCAAACTCATCGCTGTCAACGCTCCTGACCTGGTCCTGTTCGTTGGGGAAGCACTGGTGGGAAACGAGGCTGTGGATCAGCTGGTGAGTGTGGAGGCTTTGCTCCTGAGAgatgaggagggaaaagaacCCTTTTCTGTAGGTTTTAGCAGAGAATtgggcagtggcagtgccacaAATGAATTCCTTGgatcttttttctccctcaggTCAAGTTCAACAAGGCCCTGGCTGATCACTCCATGGCCCAGACACCACGGCTCATCGATGGGATCGTCCTCACCAAGTTCGATACCATCGATGACAAGGTAAGGAGGCTGCTGAGGTGGCTGCAGAGCTTCCTGACCCTGACTGGAGAGGAGAGACAGGAACTGTCAAACACAGGGCACTCCTGCACTTTCTTCTTGTGTTTAAGCCATTGAACCCGAATTTACAAGTCTGGTTTCCACGCATGGGGGATGAATGAATGACGAGCTCCCTGAAGGGAGTGCAGGATTTCATGGTGCTGCTTGTCCCTGCAGGTGGGCGCCGCCATCTCCATGACCTACATCACGAGCAAGCCCATCGTTTTCGTTGGTACCGGACAAACCTACTGTGATCTGAGAAGCCTTAACGCCAAGGCCGTGGTCGCAGCACTCATGAAGGCCTAAACACCAAATTGCTGTGTGCAGATGTCCCAGAAGAACCTGCTTTACCCTGTCACCATCTAGTCTTTCCCGTGTAGTGCGGAACAGAATGGAGGAATAGCAGCACAAGGAGTACTTTTTTTGGATAAACCTCCTTTTATCCAGAAAAAGCCCTTCCCGGGGTTCCTCCATTCTGTGTCCAGTGACGCAGACTCCCTTGCAGGGAGGCCGAATCCAGAGCTTTGTATTGTTCATGCTGCACGGGGGGGTGGGTGGTGCCAGGATCTGCTGTGCTTTTTGGTGggtttgaagggttttttttgagttgcTTTTGATTTTTAGACCAGCTtagggaggaggagagagggactTGGGCTTAGGGGCAGCGTTAGATCTGGCTGTTGATGTCGCTGCTCATGGCAGCCCCACTGAAGCTGATAAACCAAAAAAAGGTGACggcctgtgctgggcaggaggggacatGCTAAATTGCCTTAAAGTCACCCATATCTGTCCTCACTTGGACTTCAGAGCAGGGTCCCTAGACACCATGGATttgggcaggagctggacagctgcagcagccaagtccagaggaggaaggcagcatgCCCTGCCTGGCACCTGCCTGCTGGTCTTGGCATTATTTGctagtaaaaaggaaaaaacaaaccaaaccacattAATACTGGAAGAGAATGGTTCTGCTGGTGGCTGCTTGCTGCTTTCCTGCACCCTTTCTCCCCCCTCCGAGTGCCTCTTGATCCCAGTTGGAAGTGCTACACTGAATAATACAAACCTCTCTGACAATGTCTTGTAGCTCTGTATTGCAGATGTGCTATAGTGCAATAAATTGAATGCTGTCTGCTAAGAGAcataatttatataaaataaacttcATAATTTGTTCTCTGTGTATAAATAACTTGCCTCCAGCCAGGACCTGTTTCCTACTGGGTTTAGGGGAGATGAACTCCCACCAGTGTGATTGTGAA
This DNA window, taken from Prinia subflava isolate CZ2003 ecotype Zambia chromosome 22, Cam_Psub_1.2, whole genome shotgun sequence, encodes the following:
- the SRPRA gene encoding signal recognition particle receptor subunit alpha, giving the protein MLDFFTIFSKGGLVLWCFQGVRGPAATAPVNALIRSVLLQERGGNNSFTHEALTLKYKLDNQFELVFVVGFQKILTLTYVDKLIDDVHKEFRDKYRNEFQQKGALGLLNGTFDFKDDFMRLLRDAEESSKVRAPTVMKTFEQSLKSQKTVKCMIETRGEKPKEKVKNKKNKGSKKDGTEAVAVPSKASAADKQHSAGDKEELTKDEILQKNREEFFRRHMKAGEKSRSPKPDTQKEKGKKPRVWDLGNSNAKVLDYSNSATNGSAEACPVEEFDPDMALGDKNREPGRLYDLEYESDDEAEEEKVVQNPSKPSAKKGGLGGMFGMLKGLVGSKSLTRDDMDPVLEKMKDHLIAKNVAAEIAVQLCESVAKKLEGKVMGTFTTVTSTVKQALQEALVQILQPQRRVDVLRDVMDAQRHRRPYVVTFCGVNGVGKSTNLAKISFWLIENGFSVLIAACDTFRAGAVEQLRTHTRRLNALHPPESHGGRTMVQLYEKGYGKDAAGIAMEAISYARNQGFDVVLVDTAGRMQDNAPLMTALAKLIAVNAPDLVLFVGEALVGNEAVDQLVKFNKALADHSMAQTPRLIDGIVLTKFDTIDDKVGAAISMTYITSKPIVFVGTGQTYCDLRSLNAKAVVAALMKA